The following are encoded together in the Gammaproteobacteria bacterium genome:
- a CDS encoding TauD/TfdA family dioxygenase, with the protein MSAPRIKPLCGPFAWTAAELDQNSGWSVVLHADELACLDSALDVVMSRQIAWSSLTKSQFPLPELSQKLEAISNELEDGCGMVCLRGISPERYTADELRTLWYGLCLHLGIPVYQNSQGQLLREICNEGEGVGKRYGQMTSGDGVFLSSRARTASTAELRFHTDRADIVGLLCVGRAKSGGETRIASSVTVHNEMIRRRPALATLLYAPIFRSRLGEEQGGGQMFYPLPVFGCREGKFTSHYSRTYVEAAQLLPEVPTMMDEQWVALDLLAELADEHCVESVFEPGDIQFLNNHVIYHARRPFIDDEESGYKRNLMRIWLCPPGNRVLPEDHAPLWRTVEADSLRGGVALEPAS; encoded by the coding sequence ATGAGCGCGCCTAGAATCAAACCGCTTTGCGGCCCCTTTGCCTGGACCGCAGCAGAGCTGGATCAGAACAGTGGCTGGTCAGTCGTTCTGCACGCGGATGAATTAGCCTGCCTGGACAGTGCCCTTGATGTGGTGATGTCCCGGCAGATTGCCTGGTCGTCACTGACAAAGTCTCAGTTCCCGTTGCCGGAGCTGTCGCAAAAACTCGAGGCGATTTCGAACGAACTTGAAGACGGTTGCGGGATGGTCTGTTTGCGTGGCATTTCGCCGGAGCGCTACACAGCTGACGAGTTGCGCACACTGTGGTATGGCTTGTGCCTGCATCTAGGGATACCGGTCTACCAGAACTCACAGGGCCAGCTGCTCCGGGAAATCTGTAACGAAGGGGAAGGGGTTGGGAAACGCTATGGTCAGATGACAAGCGGAGACGGTGTCTTTCTTTCTTCCCGGGCACGAACCGCGTCGACTGCAGAACTGCGGTTTCATACTGATCGAGCCGATATCGTGGGGTTGCTGTGTGTCGGTCGCGCAAAGAGCGGTGGTGAGACACGAATCGCCAGTTCGGTGACTGTGCACAACGAGATGATTCGTAGGCGGCCTGCGCTTGCCACGCTGTTGTATGCACCGATTTTCCGCTCGCGTTTGGGCGAGGAGCAAGGGGGTGGCCAGATGTTTTACCCATTGCCTGTGTTTGGTTGTCGCGAGGGGAAATTCACCAGTCATTACTCTCGCACTTATGTGGAGGCGGCCCAGTTGTTGCCCGAAGTACCGACAATGATGGATGAACAATGGGTTGCACTGGATCTTCTGGCAGAGCTTGCGGATGAACACTGTGTGGAAAGTGTGTTTGAGCCAGGCGATATTCAATTTCTGAATAACCACGTGATTTATCATGCGCGTCGACCGTTCATCGATGACGAGGAGTCCGGGTATAAACGAAACTTGATGCGGATCTGGCTGTGCCCGCCGGGAAACCGGGTATTACCGGAAGATCATGCGCCGCTCTGGCGCACAGTCGAAGCTGACAGTCTGCGCGGCGGTGTTGCCCTGGAGCCCGCGTCCTAA